The genomic segment TGCGGCTGGGCTcttctccttgactttcacaagtcctcctctcccctctctttctaattacgggcctaagtgttgatatcctgctttactaccctctcttccctacctgccaacactgatccctttaggcctacctcaagtatctaacatcctcctcctccacccgcggctaatctgtctcgtttaaatagagtttatctgacgctgtccgctctatctaaactcacacgTGTATTTGTATTCATGAGTGAGAGAGTTTAGTTAAAGAGCGAATGAGTTAGTGAGTGCGTTTTGGGAAGCAGAGTTAAGTGATATAATGTTTtgtttaacccttaggctggttgcaGCGACATATGTCACGcaactttacgtatactgtcacctggttgtcacgacatatgtcgcgataCTGGCTCactctgtttggtcggttcggataacctcccatggatgcgaaaacctatatgaccgtttttctttatttttctttctgttaattcaccagtggctatgtaacatgtattacagaattgcaccagtgtaagggttaatattGTGATTAAAATGAGTCTGTTAAGTTTGTGTTTGCCTAGGTCTGCACCTAGTATGGATGGTGGCACGTTTGCATGAGCTTGTGTGCGTGACAAATGGGGGCTCATCTGGGAATCTAGCACTTGTTGCTATTACTCTCATTCACCCTGACCTAGGCAAGTGTTTGCAAACCACGTTTGTGTTCTTGTGATTTGGTGTTTGATGTAATTTGATGTGCATTATTCAGGAACATGTGAacctgattttttattttttgaaatgttCGTAGTTCTTTAGCAGTTGAGTTAGTAATACCGAGTGAGCTACGCAGTAAAGTCGTGAGTTTAGCTCATGATCCGACCGTAGCCGGTCGTAGAGGGGAGCGTGGTACCCAGTACAGAGTGCTGAAGTTATTTTTTTGGCCCGGTGTTCACGGCGACGTCCGCTGATTTTGTTCCTCTTTTGATGTCAATGAAAAGTAAAAAGTGTTGTTACATTCAGGGGTTGTGATAAATTCTGTTTGGCGTTGCAGATATGATTATCAGTGCGTGCACTTTTTATAACTCTTACCCTAATGTCTACCTttgcctcgcgttgtgttttaTGCCCTAGTGCCTGTACTTCTAAGTCTGTCTGCTGCCTACTACCCTCTTTTACCTAAAATTGCCGGCTTGGCTTGTATCTTTATAAGAATAAATTCTTGAGAGGAAATTACGACTTATACAAAACATGGAAAATCACTCGGATGAACAAATGGAGCCCATTCTTGAGGTTACTTTTCTGTGAAACTGTTTATCAAAAACATAACTAGAAAAGTGCGTAATAattcaatacaaaaaaatacgtACATAGCATACAATGTTATCCAAGTTACATACAAATATTATACAAAATCCCGGGTCACCTTTATAAGGCAATTATCAAAAGCGAATATACAAAAAGAATGAAGCCACATATTCTCCCATCCCCATGTAATCCTATTCTGAAGCAAGACTCTAAATGTCGAACTAGCTACTTTTTATCCAATGCAGGATCTTTTGGTGACTGACTGAGTAACTAAAGAAAAACGTCTAACACCTATTTAAATTCTTGGGCCTTTATGTGGAAGAACGGTTCTTCCCTACTGGAATATTCTAAGGATGGTCTAATACCTCTACTTTCTCTGATTTGACTTCAGTAAGAACCAGATGGTGAACCCCCATTCGTTACTGAAGTGATTTGTACCTCAAACCTACATTATGTTTTCCCCCATTTTTGAAGTACCATACGCAAAACAGACCGACACCCGAAGGAGCTTATCTGAATTTACGCAGGTCATCTAAAGTTTAACTCCCCACCTAACTAGCTATTTTAGGACCGCTCAGGAAAGCATCACCGGGTATGGATGACGTTGATCGGTTTAACATCGGAGCTGCGTCGAGAACTCCTGTTTTTCTGACGGTTAACTTATCTGTAATTCTGTGTTGTCTTTGTGTACTATGTCCACGAACTTGAGAGATTTTTGcatttgtatttgtatttgtattcGTATTCATGAGTGAGAGGGTTTAGTTAAAGGGCGAATGAGTTAGTGAGTGCATTTTGGGAAGTAGAGTTTAGTGATATGTTTTGTTAAATATTGTAACTAAAATGAGTCTGTTAAGTTTGTGTTTGCCTAGGTCTGCACCTAGTATGGATGGTGGCACGTTTGCGTGAGCTTGTGTGCGTGACACTCTAAATCAAAAGTCACTTCTTCATTCCTTATCGGAAGCACATTCTTCATTCTACAGAAAAAACATTCACAGTGCTGTAGGTAAATCGCCCCTTTTGCTGTGGAGCGTTAGCTTTGTGGTCGACCTGTGTCCAGAACCACTTCCTAATGCAtgaattttctttcatttcttaATGCATGCATAGTTTTTATtctatactacccgtcataaaaactagtacagatctttgtgatgaggctGTTGACATCTTGACATAAACGCATctgccaattttttttttattacaggTAGTTTACAGAAAGCCAGCCATTCAGACTGCTGCAGACAAGTCACCTTTGCAGTGGAGGGTGTGCTCTGTGACAGGCCGGTATCTAGCACAACTTCGTAGATCTGGGAGTCGGTGATGTTGTTGTCGCTCAGACACACTAGTCCCCCCTTCTGTCGGTCATGGGCGTCCGCCCGCAACGCTATGACCAACAGGATGATGTAGATGACCATCACCACGGCAACCAGCACAATCACCACTGGGTTCTCGTGCAGACTGAAACACAAACATATCATTTTAAAAGCAGTCATGATCCTATGGCTGGATTAACTACATCCTCATTAGGATTGACACATATACAGAGAAAATGTTCCGAGTCATGACTAAACCCATGTTCTCATGCACAATGAAACACACAGATCATGAATGTGTGAAGTTAGTGAAAgcatgatgtatgtgtgtgtgtgtgtatgtgtgtgtgtgtgtgtgtgtgtgtgtgtgtgtgtgtgtgtgtgtgtgtgtgtgtttgtgtgtgtttgtgcatgtgtgactgtgtttgggcgcgtgagaatgtgtgtgtgtgtttgtgcgtgcatgcatgcatgtgtgcatccgtgcatgcatgtgtgagtgtgcatgtgcaAGGTGGAGTGTGTACTGTACAAGAAAAGTGTATGAATACCTGAAAAAGTGTTCCACATGAGTGAAACTCAGATCATTGGGCACCAGCTCAAAGTGGCTACCAAACGCCGTCAGATGGTCACACCTGCATACAGggaaccaaacaaacaaatatcatcATAAATGAAAGAAGCCGTGCTATGATAAAATGTCAGTTAGTtaacacacaacagacacacactcaagtATTTTGTATTTAAGTCACAGTTGTTTGAGTTTTGAAAGAATTGTATATGAAAGCTGTTTCAGAGGCTTGCCAGGGAGACGACTGTCGGCATTGTTATCTTGCAGATTGCCTCACCTGCAGTGTGCGACAGTGGCAGTGGTTCTGGGCGAGACGCGACACCCCTGGTCGCTCCACACCGCTCTGGATGTGTTCCAGAAAACGCAGGATCCGAACCAGGCGCTGAGTGCGTACTGTCGCTGGACCACTTCTGTCTTGTGACGGCGCCCCGAGTTGAGGGACGTCTCCACCAAGCCCAGGTTGTACGTACCTGCACCTGTAGCAACCAGGTGAAAAGTCAGATTTGTGTCACTAGCTCATTCTTACTAATGACTAGGATTTTGAAGTGTGTTTGAATATTTGTGATGTAAAATGTCACACACCAGATTGGCATATCTTGATGTCAaccaaacatacagacaaacatgtCTCTGTAAAAACTACATTCGCTCTTAACATGAATTAAACGTATTTTTAGATAATTCTATAGCTACTCTTGAAGGCCATAAATTACCTTGCCAAACTTTCCGTTTACTGACAAGCCCCACAGGACAAAATAAAAGCAAAGTCACTCACCATTCAGTGAGCCAGGTGAAATAAAGATGCGTAGTTCGTTCTGTTCTTTCTGGAAGTCCTGGCGGAAGATGCTGTGCTGGGGACGGGGTGGCCAGTGTTCACTGCAATTGAAACAAACAATTTTATTGAAGATGACAATGACAAGTCTTCATTTAATGAGGGTAAAAGACAGCGATGGTGCTAATATTTTTTGAAactggtacacaaacttttatgatgaaaactatccagaaaaaaaaggtaggctggtcattggaaccagtaagcgtccaactcagagtactggttttgttgttttaccagcgaaaaaaccccggtagttctaaaatggaaaatttcctaaataaattatcatttaattaatatacttacccgaatcacattagcattgagtcacctgagatgcttatcactgaaaaacgcttacccggctaaagaatttaaagggaagcaaccccatcaccaaaacgaaagtgaaagtagctttggtaatgggccagtacaccgggagttacctcccatacgggtgtatgccacgtcacttcctctaggaacacgtgcctattatcatacggctttaaaaaatcttaaaaccataagcggggcaggtgggagggaatacagtatgtgattcgggtaagtatattaattaaatgataatttatttaggaaattttccatttaatatcatattcttactccgaatcacattagcagataacatcaacaaggcggtgggctagaaatgaatcaaaactcaccatcaagttctggacaggaactggcctgctgctatgagcgctggaaggcctctggagccatcctgtcgaagagctgtgacgtcccgaagataaaagtttatgaaaacatcttcggaacgccaatacgcagttgtcagcacctcctctagacgtctggagcgcagaactgccagagaggatgcccacgccctcgtttcatgggctcgggccgagtcaagtggcaaggagggcataaccccccccctctttgtgcgactccactcataagcctgcttgatgagcgaggacacccaccgggccaacgttaccttcgacaaatctttctcgcgcctagtaaggagagagataaacaacaacttctgagaactagaccgaatcggctgagtccgggctaagtacagacgaagtgccctcacagggcaattgaccgaatcggggtcatccggggccaacgcgctggtcagagccttaactctaaccagcggagaggcctgccccggagactgattcttggccaggaaatcaggccggaaacgcaaagatgcggaaccgtccggctcaaaggagatatctccaggctgacccgacagggcgtggacctcgctaccccgtcgggccgtagccaacaaaaggagaaacagcgctttgcgagtgacattgaacagactggcctcgcttaaaggctcaaaatccgcagaacgaaggaattccaggattaaaaacaagtcccacttgggagcgggcaaacgagctttagcttccttaagagcagcccctttaatgactgcagctataacgcccccgactcgaacagaacgaccaatctgcttaagagtcgccgagatagcggagcgccggaccctcaacgaggagactgaggcgccctgcgaagacatgaaagagaggtggttagcgacctgaatagagcgcggagccaccgaactcacccctctagctgaacaccaggcagtccatgccttccagtgggaagcataaactgaagaggtggacgctctatgcgagcgagccaccaagtccagagtcaaagacgacgccccagagcgcttcagcgagtcccgaacaacttccacacgtgaagcttcagaagactgggctcctcgtgtggaatgcctgttcggggctgcactagttcccctcgcacgagtgcgagaggaatggggggcccttgggcgagccgaagaagatctggaaaccagacctgcgacggccacagaggagcgaccagaagaagaagggccggctcctccatctccgctttccggattactcggctgagtaacggaaagggaggaaaggcgtacgcctccagacccgtccagggaaagtccagagcgttcactcgccatgcctgagggtccgggaatggcgagacgaacaccggaagcctctttgagtaccttgtggcaaaaaggtccaccagaggcttttggacctgggcccaaaggcgaagcagtgccccgtgagtgatcgtccactccgactgaagcaccgtaccggaacgactgagcgcatccgccaaagtgttcagcctccctggaaggtacctggccgagatcgtgatatgatgctgaaagcaccacaccaggatctcgcaagccctctccgagagagacggggaccgcgagcctccctgcttgttgatgtacgccgccactgtcatgttgtctgtaaacagacgaacatgtttggcgtacagggagggcagaaacttggccagagctagagcaactgcctctagctccagcaagttgatgtgccacaaggactgctccgtcgtccacagaccggaagtagtctgaagatctgtatgtgccccccaaccctccctggacgcatctgtaaagaggtccaggtcggggaggggcacgacgatcggaacacctctgcagacccactccgtgtccaaccacggaagggtcgcagactggaaccatccctgcaaagggatgagggcgtcccagtccaccagaggagagtccacaaacggcttcagcgcgaactgaagcggacgtttgtggacccggcccagtgaaaccagaagagccatagactccatctgccccaagatggaggcgagcgagcggatggaagccatcaggagaggtaaagtggagcgaatctgggcttggagcttgtccacccttctctgagaaggctggacagtccaagcgaccgtgtcgaaagacatccccagataagtgaatgtctgtgacggggtcagctccgactttacccggttgatcgagaatcccaacgagttggattctcgaagaaccgtcagggtatcctgcgaacagccgctctgggactggttcatgatgagccagtcgtccagataagcccgcagacggataccctgggacctcaccagtgcacagacctgtctcaccaccatggtgaaaatccatggtgcgagagacagcccgaaagggagtgcgcgaaactggtagatctgatctccccaccggaaacgaagccatttccggtcggccggatgcataagaatatgaaagtatgcgtccgtgagatcgatcgaggtcacccagtctcctgggcggagagagtctcggacagaggctggcgtctccatcttgaattttatctccctcaagaaagtattgaggagagataaatccaacacgggacgccatcctcctgatgctttgggaacagcgaacagacgcccgtaaaatcccagggagctgtggacccgaactctctccaccgcgcccttctgctccagggaggcaatttccgactgcaagacgggacgtgcttcctgcgagaaggggggcttgaaccgcggaggcactcgggtaagaggcgccttttcctcccgccagagcaggcggaagcccgatctcaccactcccacaatccattggctgtctactaccgacatccaacgagaaagtgcccgggaggggcctcccgccatcaccaaggtggagggcgggagggaggtgagatcgggagcgcttcattgggggtgtggcttacttccagagccgccacgccccctccccgatgccgtcctcttcttcccaccacgagcggccggcgaagcctgccgcttctgagctggcttggggttagacgatgtctgagcctgcttctgtttagatggctgagactgtttcacccccttcagagtgtagtcaaggaactgactgtccttgtttgactgaatctccttctgtctggcatccagtgccagcggacagaagagagactcctctgagaccggggagactctcaaggtctccctagtagccagttccgtgaattgggactgcgagaggaagagatccctcctgcagagtaccgcttgggtgtactgcagggaggaaagacgcaattgttcctcattgaccttggccaatgcggccaaaagcgcagagacatcgtccgcattctgttcttcactgagagtgaaaggaactagcgaatcggtcaatgcccgagacagagcccgaacgagagtctccgcaatggaggacagttcgatctgccgacgtccaacctcctcagcagagaggagggaagcctcggaaaccggcaaaaccgaatcacgcttgatcggtttagtcagaagaggcagcaattcccgggaaaccggaagggtagccctagggagtgcaaaagacgccagccaattctggctctgattgggcatgccaagcttccta from the Littorina saxatilis isolate snail1 unplaced genomic scaffold, US_GU_Lsax_2.0 scaffold_3138, whole genome shotgun sequence genome contains:
- the LOC138957344 gene encoding polycystin-1-like protein 2 — its product is LVIVIFNKIVCFNCSEHWPPRPQHSIFRQDFQKEQNELRIFISPGSLNGAGTYNLGLVETSLNSGRRHKTEVVQRQYALSAWFGSCVFWNTSRAVWSDQGCRVSPRTTATVAHCRCDHLTAFGSHFELVPNDLSFTHVEHFFSLHENPVVIVLVAVVMVIYIILLVIALRADAHDRQKGGLVCLSDNNITDSQIYEVVLDTGLSQSTPSTAKVTCLQQSEWLAFCKLPVIKKKLADAFMSRCQQPHHKDLY